In Vulpes lagopus strain Blue_001 chromosome 1, ASM1834538v1, whole genome shotgun sequence, a genomic segment contains:
- the MLN gene encoding promotilin isoform X1, with translation MVSRKAVAALLVVHVAAMLASQTEAFVPIFTHSELQKIREKERNKGQKKSLILQKKSEELGPLDPVEPTEEEENQVIKLTAPVEIGMKMNSRQLEKYWAALEELLSEVLLTPQNADK, from the exons ATGGTGTCCCGAAAGGCCGTGGCTGCTCTGCTGGTGGTGCACGTGGCTGCCATGCTGGCCTCCCAGACAGAAGCCTTCGTTCCCATCTTCACCCACAGTGAGCTCCAGAAGATTCGG GAAAAGGAGCGCAACAAAGGGCAAAAGAAGTCCTTGATTTTACAAAAGAAGTCTGAGGAATTGGGGCCTCTGGACCCTGTGGAGCccacagaagaagaagaaaaccaagttATCAAG TTGACTGCTCCTGTGGAAATTGGAATGAAGATGAACTCCAGGCAGCTGGAAAAGTACTGGGCCGCCCTGGAAGAGCTGCTGAGTGAggtgctgctgaccccccagaACG cAGACAAGTGA
- the MLN gene encoding promotilin isoform X2: MVSRKAVAALLVVHVAAMLASQTEAFVPIFTHSELQKIREKERNKGQKKSLILQKKSEELGPLDPVEPTEEEENQVIKLTAPVEIGMKMNSRQLEKYWAALEELLSEVLLTPQNDK, encoded by the exons ATGGTGTCCCGAAAGGCCGTGGCTGCTCTGCTGGTGGTGCACGTGGCTGCCATGCTGGCCTCCCAGACAGAAGCCTTCGTTCCCATCTTCACCCACAGTGAGCTCCAGAAGATTCGG GAAAAGGAGCGCAACAAAGGGCAAAAGAAGTCCTTGATTTTACAAAAGAAGTCTGAGGAATTGGGGCCTCTGGACCCTGTGGAGCccacagaagaagaagaaaaccaagttATCAAG TTGACTGCTCCTGTGGAAATTGGAATGAAGATGAACTCCAGGCAGCTGGAAAAGTACTGGGCCGCCCTGGAAGAGCTGCTGAGTGAggtgctgctgaccccccagaACG ACAAGTGA